Genomic window (Nitrosophilus kaiyonis):
GCATCTCTTTATCTTTATTTATAAAAATCTCATCCATTACAGGTTTTACAAGATATGCTGAAGCAGAAGAGCCAATTGCAGCTGCAATCATTCCTAAAATTGCAAAAAAAAGCTCTAATTTATAATCTTTTAAATATGGAAGCAGTCTTTTTAAAACTATTTTCAATTAAATCTTCTCCCAAAAGGTTCCCTGAGGTGTATCCATAATAGATATACCCATTTTTAAGAGTTTTTCTCTGATTAAATCTGCCTTTTCATAATTTTTCTCTTTTTTCGCTTTTGCTCTTTCTTCAATGAGTTTTTCTATCTCTTTTTTTCTGTTTTCATCGATTCCGATTTGGAAATATTCAAATGGGTTTTTATTCCCAACACCTAATAATTTATCGATAAAATCGATATTTGCTTTAACTGTTTTTTTATAATTTTTGTCTTTTGGATTTTTATCAAGATATTCATTTGCATTTGAGATAAATTCATCTATTACAGACAATGCTTTTGATATATTTAAATCATCATCTAAAGCTTCAAATAAAGATAACTTGAAACTATCATCTATTTCAGATTCATTTACATCAAAAACTCTTTTTTTAAGCCTATAAAGTTTATCAAGTCTTTTTTTTGAATTTAAAAGATCCTCTTCATTAAAATTGAGTGAACTTCTATAATGAGTTGAAAGTAGATAAAATCTAAGTATCTCGCCATCATATACTTTTAAAGCATCTTTTATAAAAAAGCTGTTACCAAGACTTTTACTCATTTTTTCCCCACTAATGGTTACAAATCCATTATGCATCCAATATTTTGCAAGTTTTTGATTATATGCACATCTTGTTTGAGCCGCTTCATTTTCATGATGTGGAAAAAATAGATCAGCACCACCTCCATGAATATCTATCTGATACTCTTCATCTTTATATGCAAGATATTTATAAATCATTGCTGAGCACTCTATATGCCAGCCTGGTCTTCCTCTTCCAAAAGGTGATTCAAAACATATATCCTCTTCATTTTTACACGCTTTCCATAATGCAAAATCTGCAGGGTTTCTTTTTTTTGGATTTGGCTCAATTCTACTTAAACCCTCTTCATCGCATTTATGTGAAAGAGAGCAGTAATTTTTATCTTTTGATGTATCAAAATATATATCTCCATCATCTGTTCTATAAGCACACCCTTTTTCTAAAAGTCTTTCTATCATATCAAACATTGCATCAAGACTTTGGGTCGCTTTTGGCTCAATATCTGCTCTTAAAACACCAAGAGCTTCCATATCTTCAAGATATCTTTTTATGTAATATTGTGTAATCTCTTCTAAAGATTTCTCAGTTTCTTTAACTTTTTTTATAATTTTGTCATCAATATCTGTAAAATTTTTCATAAAGGTAACTTTATAACCTTTTAAAATAAGAAATCTTCTTAAAAGATCAAAAACTATTGAGCTTCTTGCATGACCTAAATGAGCATCATCATAAACAGTTGGACCACATACATAAATTCTAACTTCTTTGTCTTTTATAGGGATTAACTCTACCTCTTTTTTTAAAGAGCTATCAAATATACGCATCAATAAAACCTTTTATAAAATATAAAAAAATGGATTCAATTATCAGTAAAATAAGCAAAATAAATGCAATTTTAGTTGAAATTATATCTAAAAACTTTTTTACACCAAACTCTTTAATTGTAAATATAAAAAGCACAAATCCTGCTATACTTGAAGCGAGTGCTAATCCTGCAGCTTTTAAAAAAAAGATTAAAATAATTGATAATAAAATATTGGTAATCAGCGAGTATGTTGCAATTTTAGCAGCTATGAGCTGTTTATGGTTTGCATATAGCCATAATGAAAATAGTTTATTTAATCCATAAGGCAAAAGGCCTATGAGATACATAGATAAAACTGCTGATGTGTTTATTGTATCTTGAGAAGTGAAAGAGCCTCTTTCAAACAAAAGCCAAACAATCTCTTTTGATAAAAATATACCACCAAGTGTTGAAATAGACAAAATAAAAGTTAAAAACCAAAAACTCTTTTTCATATGAAAAAGAGCTTTTTCATAATCTTTTCTTTTTATATTTTTAGAAACAGTTGGGAAAAGAGCTGTTGCAGTAGCAATTGCAAAAAGAGCTAAAGGAAGCTGAAAAACTCTATTTGCATAGTAAAGATAACTAATTGAGCCGCTAACTAAAAATGATGCAAGCCAAGTATCTAAAAATGCAGATATTTGGGCTGTTGAATTTCCTAAAATTGCAGGAAAAAAATTTTTATAAAATCTATTTAAATCATTTTTTACTATTTGACTCTTTTTTTTAAAACCTTTACACGCTAACACTAACCTTTTTAAAATATTTAATTTTTTTGCCATATAAAGATGGGATAAAAATTGTAAAAAGCCCCCAATTAAAACAGCAATACTCATAGCTAATACAATATCACTTTTTTCACTATTTTTAAAAAGTATCAAAGAAGCTATTAATGATAGATTTAAAAGAGCAGTAGAAAAAGCGGTTGTAGCAAAATGCTCTTTATATTGAAGAAGTGCAGCTAAAAAAGTAACACAAAATATAAAATCAAGATAATAAAAATTTATTGCAACATAAGGGGCAGCTTGTAAGATAAGATTTTCATCAAATCCAATTGCAATCATTTTAGTAAATATTGGAGAAAAAATAGTTACTAAAATAGAGAAAATTAAGATAATAGAAAAAAATCTTATAAAAATAGAAAAAGCAAAAAGATTTTTATGTTTTGATGAGATAAAAGAGGGTAAAAAACTTTGGGTAAATGCACCTTCAGCAAAAATTCTTCTAAATAGATTTGGAAATTTAAAAGCAACAAAGAATATATCGCTATATATGTTAGCTCCTAATATAGAAGCAGTAAGAAGGTCTCTTATAAATCCAAGTATTCTTGAAAAAAGGATTCCAAAACTATTTGTAAAAATCTTTTTAAACATTTAATGTCCAAGTTTTTTTCAAAGTTTATCAAAAAAATTTTAGAATAAATTTTAATAGTTTGTTAAAATAGATAAAAAATATTTATAGGAAAATGGTGATTTTAATAGTTGATGTTGGATATAAAAAAGATAAAGCTTGTGTAGTTGGTTTGGAGATTGAAAATTTTGAAAATGAAAAAATAAAGAATATATATAAAATAGAATGCAAAAATTTTGCAGAGTATATACCTGGTAAATTTTATAAAAGGGAGCTTCCTTGCATTATAAAATTGATAAAAGAGTATAAATTAAATCCAGATATAATTATTATTGATGGATATGTCTATCTTGATGGATTTAATCAAAAAGGATTAGGGGCTTATTTATATGATAAACTAAATAGAATAGTAAAAATTATTGGTGTTGCAAAAAACAAATATTTTTTAATTTCAAATCATTTTGAATTATATAGAGGAAAAAGTAAAAAACCTTTGTATATAACTTCTGCTGGAATTGATTTTGAAAAGGCCAAGAATATAATAAAAAATATGAAAGGGGATTTTAGAATACCAAATCTATTAAAAAGAGCAGATAAAGAATCAAAAGATTGTTTAAATTAATTATCAAATAGTTTTAATGAGTTTAAAGCTTTTTTAAATAAAATAACAAAAATTTTTTGGAGTATGTTTTGATAGTAGGTTTAATTGGAACGATAGAAAAAAAAGAGCCGACATTTTTACATATTAATGTAAATGGTGTAATTTATGAAGTATTTATCTCTATAAATTGTAGCAGTGAGATAAAAGATAAAAATGTAAAGCTTCATATTTCTCACATAGTAAGAGAAGAGAGTGAATCTTTGTATGGTTTTATAGATATTAATGAAAAAAAGATGTTTGATAGATTATTGAAAATTAATGGGGTTGGACCAAAGGTAGCCATAGCTATATGCTCAACTTTCAAACCAAATACTTTTGCAAAAATTGTAAATGAAAAAAATGTATCAATGCTGAAAAAAGTTCCTGGAATTGGACCAAAGAGTGCACAAAGAATATTAGTAGAGCTTGGAGAGTTCTCTTTAGAAGAAGGGGCTCTCTCATCTTCTCATATTGAAGCACAAATGGCTTTAGAATCACTTGGATTTAAAAAAGACCAAATTCAAAAAGTTTTACAAAAATGTGAGTCAACTGATACCGCTTCATTGGTAAAAGAGGCGCTAAAAAAGATACAAAAGATATAAGTAATTTGGTTGAGTGGTTGAGTTGTTAAATAGATGAGTGGGTGAGTTGGCTATAAAACTACTTAACTAATTTAACTATTAAACCACTCAACAACTCAACTTTTTTAACCATTTTAACTATTCTAATTTTTTTAACTAAATATTAAAGGAGTTTAATTGGTATATGCAATTATTTTTGGCGGAAGTAGCTATGAGCATGAGATTAGCATTGTAAGTGCGATTGTATTAAAAGAGAAAATTAAAGAAAAAAAGATATTTATCTTTATAGATGAAAATAGAAATTTTTATCTTATCGATGAAAAAGATATGAAAGCAAAATATTTTAGTAGTAAAAATTATAAAAATTCTCCAATTTTACATTTAAAAAAGGGTGGTTTTTATCAAAAAGCACTTTTAAAAGAGAAAAGAGTAGATTTTGATGTTGCTATAAATCTTGTTCATGGAAGAGATGGTGAAGATGGAAAATTAGCTTCACTTTTTGATTTTTTTGAAATAGATTATATTGGGCCAAGAATAGAAGCAAGTGTAATAAGTTATAACAAACATTTTACTAAAATGTATGCCGAAGAGCTTGGTATAAAAGTCATTGACTATCAAATAATTAATAAAGATAATATTGTGCCTTTAAAATTTGAATATCCGGTAATTATTAAACCTTTAAGACTTGGTAGTAGTATAGGTGTAAGTATAGTTAGAGATGATGATGAATTGAGTTATGCTTTAGATGTTGCATTTGAGTTTGATGATGAGGTAATTGTTGAGCCATTTATTGAGGGTATTAAAGAGTACAATCTTGCTGGATGTAAAGCGGGTAGTTTTATATTTTCTATTGTAGAAGAGCCAAAAAAAAGTGAATTTTTAGATTTTGAGAAAAAGTATCTTGATTTTTCAAGGTCAGAAAAAGTTGAAGCTGCAAAAATTCAAGATGATTTAGAAAAAAGATTAAAAGAGGCTTTTATAAAAATATATGATCCTATTTTTAGTGGCGCATTAATTAGATGCGATTTTTTTGTAAAAAATGGAGATATATATTTAAATGAGATAAATCCAATTCCAGGAAGTCTTGCAAATTATCTATTTGAAGATTTTAATACAGTTTTAAATAGATTATCTTCTAATTTAGTAAAAGAGAAAAAGATAAAAATAGATTATAACTATATCCATTCTATTCATGGAATGAAGAATAAATGAGCGAGGGCAAAACAAAGTTTTAGGACAACAACTGCTTGTTGTCTGTGCCCGAGCGAAAGCTATGAGTATATGCGAAGCCAAAATTCAATGAATTTTGTGTCTGAGCATACGAATAGCTGATTTACCTTGAAGAAAATCAAGTGAGTAATACGAACGAAGATTTTTGGTTGAATTAATTTATTAAGGTGAGCATGATTAGTCATTAGTCATTAGTGATTTGAAATTTACCAAAAAGAGATAAAATTGACTTTTTTAGACATAGCTGAAATTATAGGTATTGCAGCATTTGCTTTAAGTGGATTTTGGGTTGCTGTTGAAGAGAAACTGGATTTATTGGGTCTTTTTATAATCTCTTTTTTAACTGCACTTGGTGGAGGGATAATCAGAGATGTTATAGTTAACAAAATCCCATACTCATTTATAAATTTTTTACCTTCTATTGTAGTTATTTTAGTAATTTTAATTGCATTGATTTTGAAACTTCAAAAAAATATTGATTTTAAAAAAAGAAAAATTTTTATTTTTAGCGATTCGATTGGTCTTGTATCTTTTTCTGTTTCTGGGTCTTTGATAGGATTGGATGCGAAATTAAATTATTTTGGTGTAGTTCTTTTAGCATTAATAACTGCAGTTGGTGGAGGAATATTAAGAGATGTATTGTTAAATAGGGTTCCTATGATTTTAAAAGCTGAATTTTATGGCACTATAGCTATTATCATAGGAACATTTTTATATATTATGAATACTTTTTCATATTTAAATATTTTTACTTTATCTACAATTTTTATTTTGGGATTAATTCTTAGACTATTGGCATATTTTAAAAAATGGCATCTTCCAAAAATCTAAAGGTCAATTGTTTATAAAATATATTTTGTTATGATTTGAAAAGTTTAGAAAGTAATAAAAAATATAAAAAAGGCTAAAAGTGTCTTCTAAAATATATACATGGGCAATTGGAGAGATAAAAAGTGTAAGACTTTTAAAAGGACAAAACGGTAAAGAGTTTGTAGAAGTTGCATTAAATTTTATAATTCAAGATAAAGAAAATCAAGATGTATTTATGACAACTTATCTAAATTTTAATAAAAAAGAGTATGAAAAATTAAAAAATTCCATTGGTAAATATATGGCTACAGTTTTTAAAACCTACTTAAAAAGCGATGAAAAAAGTGAACTTAAAACCTTTACACATGATAAAAGTATAAATTATTTAATATTTGAGAAAAATCCGCTAGATGAAAAACTATGATATTATAATTCTTGGGGCTGGTGCTTCAGGACTTATGTGCGCTTCTTTTTTAAAGAATAGTAATTTTGCCATTATTGAACATAATAGTGATATTGGAGAAAAAATAAAAATTTCTGGTGGTGGAAAATGTAATATTACCAATAGATATTTATCTCCAAAAAACTATCTTGGAGATAAAGATATTATAAAAAATATTTTAGACGAATTTTCAAATGAAGATCTTTTAAAATGGGTAAAAAGTAAAGGATGTAATCTTATTTTAAAAAAAGAGAGACAATATTTTTGTGAAAAATCTTCTAAAGACCTTATAAATATTTTTAAAAAAGAGATAAAAAGTAAAAATATTTTTCTAAATCATGAAATAAAAGAGGTTTTTTTAAAAAATGGAGTTTTTACAATTAAAACAGATAAAAATCTATTTAGCTCAAAGATTTTAATAGTTGCTACTGGAGGATTAAGTTATAAAAAGATTGGGGCAACTGATATAGGATTTGAGATTGCTAAAAAATTTAATCATAAGATATTGCCATTAAAACCTGCATTAGTAGGATTTACAGTTCAAAAAGAGCAGTTTTGGTTTAAAAATCTAAGTGGGATAAGTTTTAGGGCAAAAGTAAAAATAAAAGATAAAATCTTTAGTGATGATATTCTTTTTACTCACAAAGGTATCAGCGGTCCAGCAATATTAAATGCTTCATTATATTGGGATAAAGGAAATATTGAGATAGATTTTTTAAATGGAAAAAGTTTGAGAAATTATTTAAAAAATCCAAATAAAATTATTTCTACTCAGCTAAATCTACCTAAAAGATTTATTAAAGAGTTTTTAAAAAGTATTAATACAGAAGATAAAAAAGTAAAAGATTTAACTAAAGAAGATGTGAATAAATTAAATCTCCTTTTAAATTATAAATTTGCTCCTGCTGGAACTTTTGGTTTTGAAAGGGCAGAAGTTACAAAAGGCGGAGTTGATACTAATGAATTAGATAACAATCTTATGAGCAAAAAAATTAAAAATCTATTTTTTATCGGTGAAGTTGTAAATGTGACAGGCGAGTTAGGAGGGTACAATTTTCAATGGGCTTTTAGCAGTGCAGTTAAGGTTGCAAGATATTTAAATAGTAATATAAAAAAAGATTGATTTGAATTTATTATTTAAAATCAACTAAATACTTTCTTAAGAAGTGTAGTTGTTCTCTCAACAGGATTTTTTCTTATTTTTTTCTCTTCCTCTTCAATCATTTTAAATATTCCATCTAATGTTTTAGATGTTGTATATTCATAAATATCTTTTTGGCTAAATTCATCTAATTCATTTTTTTGTTTTTTGTTATTAAAAAACATATTTTTAATAGAAGAAAAAGTTTGATTTTTTGTATATGGTTTTGCATATTTATTATATATCTCTTTGATTTGATTATAATATTTTATACTTCCTACTTTATCAATGTTTTCTTTTACAATTGGATAAATTAAAGAGTATAGTTTATCTTGAGTTTTTTCTCGTAGATATAGTGTAGCCGCATTATCGCCGCCTTTTAGAATTTTTTTAGCATCTTCAATACTCATATTTTTAATAACATTAATAAAAATTTCTGCAGTTTTTGGAGTAGCTTTTTCTGCTGCTCTATTTAAAGACAATTCAAACTCATCTACATATTTTTCAAACCCAGCTTTTTTAAGATATGTGGCTACTTTTTGCAAACTATTTGGCAAAGGAATTTTTACTTTTGTATTTTTCCAAAAACCATCTGTTTTTCCTAGATTTTCAACAGCATACTCTACACCTTTTTGTAAAGCTTCTTTTAATCCTGAGGATATTTCATATTGGCTAAGATTTGAGTTTTGTATAGTGCTATTTTTTGATTCTGATGGAAAAAATTTTTTTAGTGAGTCAAAAAAACCAGCATTAAGAGTTAATAATATTGCAGAAATTAAAATAATTTTTTTCATAATTTTTCCTTTCATCTGGCAAAAAAGCCAGATGAATATTAATAATATAGATGAGCTTCAACTCTTCTATTTTGTGCTCTTCCTTCTTCAGTAGAATTATCGGCAATTGGCATAGTTTCGCCATAGCCTTTGTAAGAGAGTCTATCTTTTTCAATTCCTAATTTTATAAGTTCATCATAAACAGCTTTTGCTCTTTTTTGAGATAATTTTAGGTTATATTCAAATGAACCTTTACTATCTGTGTGGCCTTGAATCTCAGCTTTATATTTTTTATTTCTTTTTAGAAAATCAGCAAACTCTTTGATTTTCTTGAAATATTGAGGTTTTATTTTTGCACTATCAAAATCAAAATTTATTTTAAAATTAAATATTGCTGGACACCCATTTTTATCTACTTGAAACCCTTCAGGTGTATTTGGACATTTATCTTTATAATCTGGGACTCCATCATTATCACTATCTAAACAGCATCCATTTTTATCAACTTTTACTCCAGATGGCGTATTTGGACATTTATCAAGATAGTCATATACTCCGTCTCCATCACTATCAGGCGGACATCCATCAGGATCAACAATTAGACCTTCAGGTGTATCTGGGCATTTATCATCAACATCTGGTACACCATCATTATCACTATCTTTTGGAGCTTCTGTTTTAATAGGTTTAGGTTTTGGTGCTTCTTTGGTTTCATATCCAAAAGGTATTGATAATCCTGCTGAAATAGCAAAATTATTTGCACTATTTTCAAAATCTCTAATATATTTTCCTTCTATAAGAAAATTGAGATATTCAGTTATTTTAGTCTTCCAACCAATACCTACTTGTGCAATTGTTCCACTTTCAAATTCATCTATTTCATCTTTAACATCTTGATATCCTAAACCAGCAATAATATATGGAGTATAACTTTTGTTTATGTTAAATTGATAAAAAGCATTTAAAAAATATCTATTAATATCTGTATCATCTTTACTGCTTTTTTCATAATCAGCACCACTAAATCTTTGATAACCAAGTCCTGCAAGCCAATTATCGTCAATCCTATAATTTCCTCTTATACCAAACCCTTTTAATGAAGATTCTAAGTCTAAATCATTATCTGTATATTCAACATTTCCTAATGCTTCTACCTCATATTTATTTGTATCAGCATAACTTCCAACGCTTAAAAAGCTTACAAGAGCAAGTGAAACTAATATTTTCTTTTTCATGATTTCTCCTTTATTATTCAATTGTATCACAAATGTTTTTATATTTTGCAAATATTGCCAATATATTTTGTTAAAATTTTATATAAAAAACAAAAAGGTTAATTTTGGCCATAAAAGAGATAAGTTATAAAGATAAAAGATTTGTATTAAGCTATGATATATCTAATTTAAAAGAGAAAAAAAATATTATATTTTTGCATGGTTGGGGTAGCAATAAAGAGATTATGAAAAATAGTTTTGATAAATATGTAAATGATTTTAAAGCTGTATATATTGATCTTCCAGGATTTGGAAAGTCTATAAATAAAGAGATTTTAACAACAAAAGATTATGCAAATATAATAGAAATTTTTTTAAAAGAGTTAAATATAAAAAAAGATATTATAGTTGGTCACTCTTTTGGTGGAAAAGTTGCTACTCTTTTAAATCCAAATCTTTTAGTTCTTTTAAGTAGTGCCGGGATATTGGAAAAAAAGCCATTTTCAGTAAGATTTAAAATTACTATTTTCAAGATGTTAAAGCCATTTGGCGGAAAAAAAATAAGAGATTTTTTTGTTTCAAATGATGCTAAAAAGATGAGTGAAAATATGTATGAAACTTTTAAAAATGTAGTTAATGAAGATTTTAGCGAGCATT
Coding sequences:
- a CDS encoding D-alanine--D-alanine ligase, which gives rise to MVYAIIFGGSSYEHEISIVSAIVLKEKIKEKKIFIFIDENRNFYLIDEKDMKAKYFSSKNYKNSPILHLKKGGFYQKALLKEKRVDFDVAINLVHGRDGEDGKLASLFDFFEIDYIGPRIEASVISYNKHFTKMYAEELGIKVIDYQIINKDNIVPLKFEYPVIIKPLRLGSSIGVSIVRDDDELSYALDVAFEFDDEVIVEPFIEGIKEYNLAGCKAGSFIFSIVEEPKKSEFLDFEKKYLDFSRSEKVEAAKIQDDLEKRLKEAFIKIYDPIFSGALIRCDFFVKNGDIYLNEINPIPGSLANYLFEDFNTVLNRLSSNLVKEKKIKIDYNYIHSIHGMKNK
- a CDS encoding NAD(P)/FAD-dependent oxidoreductase, producing the protein MKNYDIIILGAGASGLMCASFLKNSNFAIIEHNSDIGEKIKISGGGKCNITNRYLSPKNYLGDKDIIKNILDEFSNEDLLKWVKSKGCNLILKKERQYFCEKSSKDLINIFKKEIKSKNIFLNHEIKEVFLKNGVFTIKTDKNLFSSKILIVATGGLSYKKIGATDIGFEIAKKFNHKILPLKPALVGFTVQKEQFWFKNLSGISFRAKVKIKDKIFSDDILFTHKGISGPAILNASLYWDKGNIEIDFLNGKSLRNYLKNPNKIISTQLNLPKRFIKEFLKSINTEDKKVKDLTKEDVNKLNLLLNYKFAPAGTFGFERAEVTKGGVDTNELDNNLMSKKIKNLFFIGEVVNVTGELGGYNFQWAFSSAVKVARYLNSNIKKD
- a CDS encoding trimeric intracellular cation channel family protein, giving the protein MTFLDIAEIIGIAAFALSGFWVAVEEKLDLLGLFIISFLTALGGGIIRDVIVNKIPYSFINFLPSIVVILVILIALILKLQKNIDFKKRKIFIFSDSIGLVSFSVSGSLIGLDAKLNYFGVVLLALITAVGGGILRDVLLNRVPMILKAEFYGTIAIIIGTFLYIMNTFSYLNIFTLSTIFILGLILRLLAYFKKWHLPKI
- the cysS gene encoding cysteine--tRNA ligase, with protein sequence MRIFDSSLKKEVELIPIKDKEVRIYVCGPTVYDDAHLGHARSSIVFDLLRRFLILKGYKVTFMKNFTDIDDKIIKKVKETEKSLEEITQYYIKRYLEDMEALGVLRADIEPKATQSLDAMFDMIERLLEKGCAYRTDDGDIYFDTSKDKNYCSLSHKCDEEGLSRIEPNPKKRNPADFALWKACKNEEDICFESPFGRGRPGWHIECSAMIYKYLAYKDEEYQIDIHGGGADLFFPHHENEAAQTRCAYNQKLAKYWMHNGFVTISGEKMSKSLGNSFFIKDALKVYDGEILRFYLLSTHYRSSLNFNEEDLLNSKKRLDKLYRLKKRVFDVNESEIDDSFKLSLFEALDDDLNISKALSVIDEFISNANEYLDKNPKDKNYKKTVKANIDFIDKLLGVGNKNPFEYFQIGIDENRKKEIEKLIEERAKAKKEKNYEKADLIREKLLKMGISIMDTPQGTFWEKI
- a CDS encoding endonuclease V, producing MILIVDVGYKKDKACVVGLEIENFENEKIKNIYKIECKNFAEYIPGKFYKRELPCIIKLIKEYKLNPDIIIIDGYVYLDGFNQKGLGAYLYDKLNRIVKIIGVAKNKYFLISNHFELYRGKSKKPLYITSAGIDFEKAKNIIKNMKGDFRIPNLLKRADKESKDCLN
- a CDS encoding OmpA family protein is translated as MKKKILVSLALVSFLSVGSYADTNKYEVEALGNVEYTDNDLDLESSLKGFGIRGNYRIDDNWLAGLGYQRFSGADYEKSSKDDTDINRYFLNAFYQFNINKSYTPYIIAGLGYQDVKDEIDEFESGTIAQVGIGWKTKITEYLNFLIEGKYIRDFENSANNFAISAGLSIPFGYETKEAPKPKPIKTEAPKDSDNDGVPDVDDKCPDTPEGLIVDPDGCPPDSDGDGVYDYLDKCPNTPSGVKVDKNGCCLDSDNDGVPDYKDKCPNTPEGFQVDKNGCPAIFNFKINFDFDSAKIKPQYFKKIKEFADFLKRNKKYKAEIQGHTDSKGSFEYNLKLSQKRAKAVYDELIKLGIEKDRLSYKGYGETMPIADNSTEEGRAQNRRVEAHLYY
- a CDS encoding alpha/beta fold hydrolase, with translation MAIKEISYKDKRFVLSYDISNLKEKKNIIFLHGWGSNKEIMKNSFDKYVNDFKAVYIDLPGFGKSINKEILTTKDYANIIEIFLKELNIKKDIIVGHSFGGKVATLLNPNLLVLLSSAGILEKKPFSVRFKITIFKMLKPFGGKKIRDFFVSNDAKKMSENMYETFKNVVNEDFSEHFRNYDKKALVFWGKDDKATSLDSGKKIASLIKQSKFYEFEGDHYFFINNAKKIMDIIRKEYENI
- the ruvA gene encoding Holliday junction branch migration protein RuvA; the encoded protein is MIVGLIGTIEKKEPTFLHINVNGVIYEVFISINCSSEIKDKNVKLHISHIVREESESLYGFIDINEKKMFDRLLKINGVGPKVAIAICSTFKPNTFAKIVNEKNVSMLKKVPGIGPKSAQRILVELGEFSLEEGALSSSHIEAQMALESLGFKKDQIQKVLQKCESTDTASLVKEALKKIQKI
- a CDS encoding DUF4197 domain-containing protein, coding for MKKIILISAILLTLNAGFFDSLKKFFPSESKNSTIQNSNLSQYEISSGLKEALQKGVEYAVENLGKTDGFWKNTKVKIPLPNSLQKVATYLKKAGFEKYVDEFELSLNRAAEKATPKTAEIFINVIKNMSIEDAKKILKGGDNAATLYLREKTQDKLYSLIYPIVKENIDKVGSIKYYNQIKEIYNKYAKPYTKNQTFSSIKNMFFNNKKQKNELDEFSQKDIYEYTTSKTLDGIFKMIEEEEKKIRKNPVERTTTLLKKVFS
- the murJ gene encoding murein biosynthesis integral membrane protein MurJ is translated as MFKKIFTNSFGILFSRILGFIRDLLTASILGANIYSDIFFVAFKFPNLFRRIFAEGAFTQSFLPSFISSKHKNLFAFSIFIRFFSIILIFSILVTIFSPIFTKMIAIGFDENLILQAAPYVAINFYYLDFIFCVTFLAALLQYKEHFATTAFSTALLNLSLIASLILFKNSEKSDIVLAMSIAVLIGGFLQFLSHLYMAKKLNILKRLVLACKGFKKKSQIVKNDLNRFYKNFFPAILGNSTAQISAFLDTWLASFLVSGSISYLYYANRVFQLPLALFAIATATALFPTVSKNIKRKDYEKALFHMKKSFWFLTFILSISTLGGIFLSKEIVWLLFERGSFTSQDTINTSAVLSMYLIGLLPYGLNKLFSLWLYANHKQLIAAKIATYSLITNILLSIILIFFLKAAGLALASSIAGFVLFIFTIKEFGVKKFLDIISTKIAFILLILLIIESIFLYFIKGFIDAYI